TGGCCCATTTAATTGCTGAACAAATCACGTTGCTCGAACAAACTCCGATTGCGGTGGGAGCATTAGATGTGACATTTTATCGGGATGACTTGGAGCAAATTGGCGTGAGAACGCCGGCAAAAACGGAAATTCCCCTAGATTTATCGGGGAAGATCGTCGTTTTAGTTGATGATGTCATCTATAAAGGACGAACGATTCGAGCTGCTCTGAATGCAGTCAGTGATTATGGAAGACCGGCAGAAATTTGGTTGGTGGTGTTGGTGGATAGGGGCCATCGCGAACTGCCTATTCACCCCGATTTTGCGGGGAAACAGTTGCCCACCTCTAGGGAAGAAAAGGTGAAAGTTTACTTAAAAGAGGTGGATGGCCGGGATGCTGTAGAATTACAGCGCTTCGAGCTGTAATGTCATCAGTTACAGAAACTAAACCCTATAAATTACAGAATCTTCTCCAGACCATAGACCAGAGTTTTCAATTCTAAGACTTTACGAATAGCTAACAGAACGCCAGGCATATAGCAAAGGCGATCGCTGGTATCGTGGCGTAAGGTATATAATTCTCCAGGGGAACCGAATAAGACTTCCTGATGGGCAATTAACCCGGGAAGGCGCACGCTATGAATCCGAATATTCTCATCCGCTAAACCACCCCTCGCTCCCGCTATATTTTCCTTCTCCTTGACCTTGGGAGGATTATAGGATTTACCTAACTCACCTAACAATTGGGCCGTTTTTATCGCTGTTCCACTGGGAGCATCCGCTTTCTGGTCATGATGGAGTTCAATAATCTCTACATGGTCAAAATATTTTGACGCTTGGATGGCCGCCTGTTGTAATAGAACCATACCAATAGAAAAATTCGGAATTACTAAACACCCCGTACTGGCTTTATCGGCAAATTCTGCTAATTCCTGGAGTTGTTGGGGACTCAGACCGGTTGTCCCGACCACAGGACGAATACCATAGGCGATCGCACTGCGCACATTTTCATAGACCGAATCCGGGTGCGTAAAATCTACCATCACCCCCAACTGACTCTCTTGAGTCGCATAGGCTAACATCGACTCCAACTGATTCAGAACAGGGACTTCTAGAGGGCCACATCCAGCTACTTCTCCTACATCCTTGCCATTATGATCCGGATTGAGATCCACCCCCCCAATCAACTTCATATCTTCAGCTTGGGAAACAGCCTTAATGACCTCTCGGCCCATTTTCCCGGCTGCACCATTGACAATTACTGGAATCGGCCCATCGCTCATCATCAACTCCTGAATCATAAAACAAACAAGCACAATTGGCAGATCACCCCTTGGCGTTAAGTCCTCTAGAAAGACACAATAGAACAGTTAGGGGATCAGAGGCTTATCCTATCATGACCCTTGACATTCCAACATAGATCAACTGTCTTCTTCAGATGATCCGGTTCCGTTGGCAATCTCCTTGGAGAGAGGATAATAACAATCTTTTATCTTTGACTAAAACTTAAATGGACTTAGAGATCTATGACCCTCAGCCATCATAAAATC
This sequence is a window from Roseofilum reptotaenium CS-1145. Protein-coding genes within it:
- the dapB gene encoding 4-hydroxy-tetrahydrodipicolinate reductase, coding for MMSDGPIPVIVNGAAGKMGREVIKAVSQAEDMKLIGGVDLNPDHNGKDVGEVAGCGPLEVPVLNQLESMLAYATQESQLGVMVDFTHPDSVYENVRSAIAYGIRPVVGTTGLSPQQLQELAEFADKASTGCLVIPNFSIGMVLLQQAAIQASKYFDHVEIIELHHDQKADAPSGTAIKTAQLLGELGKSYNPPKVKEKENIAGARGGLADENIRIHSVRLPGLIAHQEVLFGSPGELYTLRHDTSDRLCYMPGVLLAIRKVLELKTLVYGLEKIL
- the pyrR gene encoding bifunctional pyr operon transcriptional regulator/uracil phosphoribosyltransferase PyrR, with translation MATQIVEILDADEIRRTLTRLASQIIEKSGELSQIVLLGIHTRGVPLAHLIAEQITLLEQTPIAVGALDVTFYRDDLEQIGVRTPAKTEIPLDLSGKIVVLVDDVIYKGRTIRAALNAVSDYGRPAEIWLVVLVDRGHRELPIHPDFAGKQLPTSREEKVKVYLKEVDGRDAVELQRFEL